From the Micromonospora sediminicola genome, one window contains:
- a CDS encoding magnesium and cobalt transport protein CorA, translating into MDRIRWRPRLPGVVGRLLGRVDPTSARRPRRVNPDAVVDCAVYVGGRREPGRPHYADAYARARHGRRTFVWLGLHEPGAAVMAAVGRTFGLDEPAVEQALADGHRPTLRRYGDVTLLVLRSAGYVEHTELTATSEVVDTGDVLVFVGDRFAVTVRHGATGALAPVREDVQRRPEVLAEGPWAVAYAVCARMVDLYLEVAEHLERDLERVEESVFARERGADIQHLYQLKREVVEFKRAVLPLPAALRALQDSPDGGPPPALRHRFTAVSDGLGRAVERIGAYDELLTSLVQSRLAQLAVEQNHDMRKIASWAAIAASQTAVAGVYGMNFAHMPELHWRYGYAGALLLMATSAVTLHRLFRRSGWL; encoded by the coding sequence GTGGACCGGATCCGGTGGCGGCCGCGGCTGCCCGGTGTGGTCGGACGGCTGCTCGGGCGCGTCGACCCGACCAGCGCGCGTCGGCCGCGGCGGGTCAACCCGGACGCGGTGGTCGACTGCGCGGTCTACGTCGGCGGGCGACGGGAGCCGGGCCGGCCGCACTACGCCGACGCGTACGCCCGGGCCCGCCACGGCCGGCGTACCTTCGTCTGGCTCGGGCTGCACGAGCCGGGCGCGGCGGTGATGGCCGCGGTCGGGCGGACGTTCGGGCTGGACGAGCCGGCGGTGGAGCAGGCGCTCGCCGACGGGCACCGGCCGACCCTGCGGCGCTACGGCGACGTGACGCTGCTGGTGCTGCGCAGCGCCGGCTACGTCGAGCACACCGAGCTGACCGCCACCTCCGAGGTGGTGGACACCGGGGACGTGCTGGTGTTCGTCGGTGACCGGTTCGCGGTGACCGTCCGGCACGGCGCCACCGGCGCGCTCGCGCCCGTACGCGAGGACGTGCAACGCCGCCCGGAGGTGCTGGCCGAGGGGCCGTGGGCGGTGGCTTACGCGGTCTGCGCCCGGATGGTCGACCTCTACCTGGAGGTCGCCGAGCACCTGGAACGGGACCTGGAGCGGGTGGAGGAGAGCGTGTTCGCCCGCGAGCGCGGCGCCGACATCCAGCACCTCTACCAGCTCAAGCGCGAGGTGGTGGAGTTCAAGCGGGCGGTGCTGCCGCTGCCGGCGGCGCTGCGCGCGCTGCAGGACTCCCCCGACGGCGGCCCGCCGCCCGCGCTGCGCCACCGGTTCACCGCCGTGTCCGACGGGCTGGGCCGGGCGGTCGAGCGGATCGGCGCGTACGACGAGCTGCTCACGTCGCTGGTCCAGTCGCGGCTGGCGCAGCTCGCGGTGGAGCAGAACCACGACATGCGCAAGATCGCGTCGTGGGCGGCGATCGCCGCCTCGCAGACCGCGGTGGCCGGCGTCTACGGGATGAACTTCGCGCACATGCCCGAGCTGCACTGGCGGTACGGCTACGCCGGCGCGCTGCTGCTCATGGCGACGTCGGCGGTGACGCTGCACCGGTTGTTCCGCCGCTCCGGCTGGCTCTGA
- a CDS encoding class F sortase: MSSSDRRTGGPSRVRTVAVVTAVTLAGATGAGLVSAGLGSTSASPPQPGTSAAPTTERPGAAGPALPRSTPVRVVIPRIGVDADIVPVATDDDGALEVPPLERPEVAGWYHPGPAPGEAGNAVLVGHVDSQHGPAVFFDLGRLRPGDTVRVVRADGRTAVFTVDGVGAYPKQRFPTERVYGGGAASRLRLITCGGRFDPRTGNYPDNIVVFATAVR, from the coding sequence CTGTCCTCGTCAGACCGCCGGACGGGCGGCCCGTCACGGGTCCGCACCGTCGCCGTCGTCACCGCCGTCACCCTCGCCGGCGCCACCGGCGCCGGGCTGGTCTCGGCCGGTCTCGGCAGCACCTCGGCGTCACCGCCCCAGCCCGGCACCTCCGCCGCGCCGACCACCGAACGCCCGGGCGCGGCCGGCCCGGCGCTCCCCCGATCGACCCCGGTGCGGGTGGTCATCCCCCGCATCGGGGTGGACGCCGACATCGTCCCGGTCGCCACCGACGACGACGGCGCGCTGGAGGTGCCGCCGCTGGAGCGCCCGGAGGTCGCCGGCTGGTACCACCCCGGCCCCGCGCCCGGCGAGGCCGGCAACGCCGTGCTGGTCGGGCACGTCGACTCGCAGCACGGCCCGGCGGTCTTCTTCGACCTCGGCCGGCTGCGCCCCGGCGACACCGTCCGGGTGGTCCGCGCCGACGGCCGCACCGCGGTGTTCACGGTGGACGGTGTCGGCGCGTACCCGAAGCAGCGGTTCCCCACCGAGCGGGTGTACGGCGGCGGCGCGGCGTCCCGGCTGCGCCTGATCACCTGCGGCGGGCGCTTCGACCCGCGCACCGGAAACTATCCCGACAACATCGTCGTCTTCGCCACCGCCGTCCGCTGA
- a CDS encoding response regulator, producing the protein MSEPDGGRARIRVVVADDQELIRAGLRMVLDARPDLTVVGEAADGVEAVAVATRTRPDVVLMDVRMPRQDGIAATRELVAAGSPARVVMLTTFDVDEHVYAALRAGASAFLLKDTRPADLAEAVRVVARGDALLAPTVTRRLLDRFAGRLPGPAPTADRALAALTAREVEVLTLTARALSNAEIAARLHLSTATVKTHVSAILTKLGLRDRIQAVVLAYDTGLVRPEPPAG; encoded by the coding sequence ATGAGCGAGCCGGACGGCGGGCGGGCGCGCATCCGCGTGGTGGTGGCCGACGACCAGGAGCTGATCCGCGCCGGGTTACGGATGGTCCTCGACGCCCGGCCGGACCTGACCGTGGTCGGTGAGGCCGCGGACGGCGTCGAGGCGGTCGCGGTGGCGACCCGTACCCGACCGGACGTGGTGCTGATGGACGTGCGGATGCCCCGCCAGGACGGCATCGCCGCCACCCGGGAGCTGGTGGCCGCCGGCAGTCCCGCCCGGGTCGTCATGCTCACCACGTTCGACGTCGACGAACACGTCTACGCCGCGCTGCGCGCCGGGGCCAGCGCCTTCCTGCTCAAGGACACCCGACCGGCCGACCTGGCCGAGGCGGTACGGGTGGTGGCCCGGGGCGACGCCCTGCTGGCGCCGACCGTGACGCGGCGGCTGCTGGACCGGTTCGCCGGCCGGCTGCCCGGCCCGGCGCCCACCGCCGACCGCGCGCTCGCGGCGTTGACCGCCCGTGAGGTGGAGGTGCTCACGCTGACCGCCCGGGCGCTGTCCAACGCGGAGATCGCCGCCCGGCTGCACCTGAGCACCGCCACGGTGAAGACCCACGTCTCCGCGATCCTCACCAAGCTCGGCCTGCGGGACCGGATCCAGGCGGTGGTCCTCGCCTACGACACCGGACTGGTCCGGCCGGAGCCGCCGGCCGGGTGA
- a CDS encoding sensor histidine kinase yields the protein MRCASSRPRFLLLLDGGIAAACLGVSLLVLLTSDAGPATTGGTAVAVGLAALQASCLLWIRRRPGYALALAALAGVGLEALCPQLGWLGLVAAPLSYVARLRRPRFSLVALGLLVAPTPWKLVTGDWRDMLLAATGLGLGWSVGELLRAQEQRRCAWERQVRAVERERISRELHDVVAHHVAVIAVQAVAAEDVFDQQPEQARAALGSIHVAARSALTELRAMLHALTADDGSDPDAPQPGLAQLDALVDAVRAVGLPVTLRREGNGEALPGGVQLSAYRIVQESLTNALRHGHATRADVDVRYDGGVLRLEVVNDGAAPARRSGTSEGRGIVGMRERARLLGGTLDAGPLPSGGFRVRAQLPVGAAR from the coding sequence ATGAGGTGTGCGTCTTCCCGGCCACGGTTCCTGCTGCTGCTCGACGGCGGCATCGCCGCCGCCTGCCTCGGCGTGTCCCTGCTCGTGCTGCTGACGTCCGACGCCGGCCCGGCCACGACCGGCGGGACCGCCGTCGCGGTCGGCCTCGCCGCGCTGCAGGCCAGCTGTCTGCTGTGGATCCGGCGCCGACCCGGGTACGCCCTCGCGCTCGCCGCGCTGGCCGGCGTCGGCCTGGAGGCGCTCTGCCCGCAGCTCGGCTGGCTCGGGTTGGTGGCGGCGCCGCTGTCCTACGTCGCCCGGCTGCGGCGACCCCGGTTCTCGCTGGTCGCCCTCGGGCTGCTGGTGGCGCCCACGCCGTGGAAGCTGGTGACCGGCGACTGGCGGGACATGCTGCTCGCCGCGACCGGGCTGGGCCTCGGCTGGTCGGTCGGCGAGCTGCTGCGCGCCCAGGAGCAGCGCCGCTGCGCGTGGGAGCGGCAGGTACGCGCGGTCGAGCGGGAACGGATCTCCCGGGAGCTGCACGACGTGGTCGCCCACCACGTGGCGGTGATCGCGGTGCAGGCCGTCGCCGCCGAGGACGTCTTCGACCAGCAGCCGGAGCAGGCCCGCGCGGCGCTCGGGTCGATCCACGTGGCGGCCCGGTCGGCGCTGACCGAGCTGCGGGCCATGCTGCACGCGCTGACCGCCGACGACGGATCCGATCCGGACGCGCCGCAGCCGGGGCTGGCCCAGCTCGACGCGCTCGTCGACGCCGTGCGGGCGGTGGGCCTGCCGGTGACGTTGCGCCGCGAGGGAAACGGCGAGGCGCTGCCCGGCGGGGTGCAGCTGTCGGCGTACCGGATCGTGCAGGAGTCGCTGACCAACGCGCTGCGGCACGGGCACGCCACCCGCGCCGACGTCGACGTCCGGTACGACGGGGGCGTGCTCCGCCTGGAGGTGGTCAACGACGGCGCGGCGCCGGCCCGCCGGTCCGGGACGAGCGAGGGGCGCGGCATCGTCGGCATGCGGGAGCGGGCCCGGCTGCTCGGCGGCACGCTCGACGCCGGCCCGCTGCCCAGCGGCGGCTTCCGGGTACGGGCGCAGCTGCCGGTGGGCGCGGCCCGGTGA
- a CDS encoding DUF6069 family protein: METTISSTAVRPARRRDRLLTVLAATAATLLGWVVAVPLAGVELAARGGDGAAQRVTPVAVAVSTLLAGLAGWASLALLERLTARARPVWTVVAVLVLALSLLGPVGAGVGSAATVTLVALHLVAAAVLVPGLRRTAGR, translated from the coding sequence ATGGAGACCACGATTTCGAGCACCGCCGTCCGCCCGGCCCGCCGCCGCGACCGGCTGCTCACCGTGCTCGCCGCCACCGCCGCCACGCTGCTCGGCTGGGTGGTCGCGGTGCCGCTCGCCGGGGTGGAGCTGGCCGCGCGTGGTGGCGACGGCGCCGCGCAGCGGGTCACGCCGGTGGCCGTCGCCGTCAGCACGCTGCTCGCCGGGCTGGCCGGTTGGGCGTCGCTGGCCCTGCTGGAGCGGCTCACCGCCCGGGCCCGGCCGGTCTGGACGGTGGTCGCCGTGCTGGTGCTGGCGCTGTCGCTGCTCGGGCCGGTGGGCGCGGGCGTCGGGTCGGCGGCGACGGTCACGCTGGTGGCCCTGCACCTGGTGGCCGCCGCCGTGCTGGTGCCCGGGCTGCGGCGTACCGCCGGCCGTTGA
- a CDS encoding ArsR/SmtB family transcription factor, whose protein sequence is MDEVFRALADPSRRRLLDRLNARNGQSLRELCAGLDMSRQSVSKHLAVLEAAGLVTTIRRGREKLHHLDAAPINAVADRWIGRYHRERARALADLQTALERQPMESPTFVYTTYVRTTPERLWQALTEPAFTRRYWGGVTLVSDWRAGSPLLWQDTPDDEPRDLGQRVLVAEPYRRLAYTWHGFQPEHAAHFGWSDEELAARLGERRSTVTFDLVPQGGTVRLTVIHDDFSPDSEMYRAISGQLDGSGGWPELLASLKSLLETGEPLPEPVAAG, encoded by the coding sequence GTGGACGAGGTTTTCCGGGCGCTGGCCGACCCCAGCCGGCGACGCCTGCTCGACCGCCTGAACGCCCGCAACGGCCAGAGCCTGCGCGAGCTGTGCGCCGGGCTGGACATGAGCCGGCAGTCGGTGAGCAAGCACCTCGCGGTGCTGGAGGCCGCCGGCCTGGTCACCACCATCAGGCGGGGGCGGGAGAAGCTGCACCACCTCGACGCCGCCCCCATCAACGCGGTGGCCGACCGCTGGATCGGCCGCTACCACCGGGAGCGCGCCCGCGCCCTCGCCGACCTGCAGACAGCATTGGAGCGGCAGCCCATGGAGAGCCCCACGTTCGTCTACACCACCTACGTCCGGACCACGCCCGAGCGGCTCTGGCAGGCCCTGACCGAACCCGCGTTCACCCGCCGCTACTGGGGCGGCGTCACGCTCGTCTCCGACTGGCGGGCCGGCTCACCGCTGCTCTGGCAGGACACGCCGGACGACGAGCCGCGCGACCTCGGTCAACGGGTGCTCGTCGCCGAACCGTACCGGCGGCTCGCGTACACCTGGCACGGCTTCCAGCCCGAGCACGCCGCGCACTTCGGGTGGTCCGACGAGGAACTGGCCGCCCGGCTCGGCGAGCGCCGGTCCACTGTCACGTTCGACCTCGTGCCGCAGGGCGGGACCGTCCGGCTGACCGTGATCCACGACGACTTCTCGCCGGACAGCGAGATGTACCGGGCGATCAGCGGCCAACTCGACGGCAGCGGAGGCTGGCCGGAACTGCTGGCCAGCCTCAAGAGCCTGCTGGAGACCGGCGAGCCGCTGCCGGAGCCGGTCGCGGCAGGCTGA
- a CDS encoding YciI family protein yields the protein MAKYLLLKHYRGGPTPVVDMPQFDRWTPEEFSAHVQYMKDFAARLEESGEFVDSEALAPEGTFVRYDGEGRPPVTDGPFAETKDLIAGWMVIDVDSYERALELAAELSAAPGQGGRPLHEWLEIRPFMTAPPTVTE from the coding sequence ATGGCGAAGTACCTGCTGCTGAAGCACTACCGCGGCGGCCCGACCCCGGTCGTCGACATGCCGCAGTTCGATCGGTGGACGCCGGAGGAGTTCTCGGCGCACGTGCAGTACATGAAGGACTTCGCGGCCCGGCTGGAGGAGTCCGGCGAGTTCGTCGACTCCGAGGCGCTCGCCCCGGAGGGCACGTTCGTGCGCTACGACGGCGAGGGGCGCCCGCCGGTGACCGACGGCCCGTTCGCCGAGACGAAGGACCTGATCGCCGGCTGGATGGTGATCGACGTGGACAGCTACGAGCGGGCCCTCGAACTCGCCGCCGAGCTGTCGGCCGCGCCGGGACAGGGCGGCCGACCGCTCCACGAGTGGCTGGAGATCCGGCCGTTCATGACCGCGCCGCCCACCGTCACGGAGTGA
- a CDS encoding RNA polymerase sigma factor — MDEVLLRSLTPVALGVLVRRGVDFAAAEDAVQDALVEAWRVWPADPPRDPRAWLVTVAWRRFLDTARADAARRRREDVVDEEPPPGPVSGVDDTLQLYFLCAHPSLTPSAAVALTLRAVGGLTTRQIARAYLVPEATMAQRISRAKRTVAGVRFDQPGDVATVLRVLYLVFNEGYSGDVDLAAEAIRLTRQLAAAVDHPEVAGLLALMLLHHARRASRTAPDGSLVPLAEQDRRRWDTGLITEGVAILQTALSRDRLGEFQAQAAVAALHADAPTAAETDWVQIVEWYDELVRLTDSPVVRLNRAVAVGEADGPRAGLAALAALDDTVPRHTAVAAYLHERDGDRSTAARLYAEAARKALNLAERDHLTRQAARLNTTPPPTPPS; from the coding sequence ATGGACGAGGTTCTGCTCCGGAGCCTCACCCCGGTCGCCCTCGGGGTCCTCGTCCGCCGCGGGGTCGACTTCGCGGCGGCCGAGGACGCCGTGCAGGACGCGCTGGTCGAGGCGTGGCGCGTCTGGCCGGCCGACCCGCCGCGTGACCCGAGGGCGTGGCTGGTCACCGTGGCCTGGCGCCGGTTCCTCGACACCGCCCGCGCCGACGCCGCCCGGCGTCGACGGGAGGACGTGGTGGACGAGGAGCCGCCGCCGGGCCCGGTGTCCGGCGTGGACGACACACTCCAGCTCTACTTTCTCTGCGCCCACCCGTCGCTGACGCCGTCGGCGGCGGTCGCGCTCACGTTGCGCGCCGTCGGCGGCCTCACCACCCGCCAGATCGCCCGGGCGTACCTGGTGCCGGAGGCGACCATGGCGCAGCGGATCAGCCGGGCCAAGCGCACCGTCGCCGGCGTACGGTTCGACCAGCCCGGTGACGTCGCCACCGTGCTGCGCGTGCTCTACCTGGTCTTCAACGAGGGCTACTCCGGCGACGTCGACCTGGCCGCCGAGGCGATCCGGCTGACCCGGCAGCTCGCCGCCGCTGTCGACCACCCGGAGGTGGCCGGGCTGCTCGCGCTGATGCTGCTGCACCACGCCCGCCGGGCCAGCCGGACCGCGCCCGACGGCAGCCTGGTGCCGCTGGCCGAGCAGGACCGCCGCCGCTGGGACACCGGCCTGATCACCGAGGGGGTGGCGATCCTGCAGACCGCCCTGTCCCGCGACCGGCTGGGCGAGTTCCAGGCCCAGGCCGCCGTCGCCGCCCTGCACGCCGACGCGCCCACCGCGGCGGAGACCGACTGGGTGCAGATCGTCGAGTGGTACGACGAACTGGTCCGCCTCACCGACAGCCCGGTCGTCCGGCTGAACCGGGCGGTGGCGGTCGGCGAGGCGGACGGCCCGCGGGCCGGGCTGGCCGCGCTCGCCGCGCTCGACGACACGGTGCCCCGGCACACCGCGGTCGCCGCGTACCTGCACGAACGCGACGGCGACCGGTCCACGGCCGCGCGGCTCTACGCCGAGGCGGCCCGCAAGGCCCTCAACCTGGCCGAACGCGACCACCTGACCCGCCAGGCCGCCCGCCTCAACACGACCCCGCCCCCGACCCCGCCCTCGTGA
- a CDS encoding MFS transporter, translated as MTGERLGGRFARLWTASTLSALGSGTATVAAPLYVASRTDDPLVVSAGAAVSWLPWLLFALPGGVLADRVDRRRLMVLIDWVRVVALVVLAAAMLTERAGVALLYVVLFVVNTGEVVFRTAAQAVLPAVVPRSRLERANGWLNGGTQVTQNMVAGPLGGFLFVLAAAAPFALNAGTYALSAVLVGLLAGTYRGEGKPTGPRSARAEIAEGFRWLLSQRLLRTMTMLIGLLNVTLTAALAVLVLLATERLGLGSVGYGALFTCMAVGGLLGSVVGDRLVAAITATWTVRVGLLTEAVLHLALAASRSAVVVGLALFAFGVHSALWNIVANSLRQRLTPTALMGRVGSTNLFIAAGGNCVGALLGGVVAARYGITAPYWVGFVVAVAVTAATWRVFDRAVVAAAYVDPAPEPSLPAAR; from the coding sequence GTGACGGGGGAACGGCTCGGCGGGCGCTTCGCCCGCCTGTGGACCGCGAGCACGCTGTCCGCGCTGGGCAGCGGCACGGCCACCGTGGCCGCCCCGCTGTACGTGGCGTCGCGCACCGACGACCCGCTGGTGGTCTCGGCCGGCGCGGCGGTGTCGTGGCTGCCGTGGCTGCTGTTCGCGCTGCCCGGCGGTGTGCTGGCCGACCGGGTGGACCGGCGTCGGCTGATGGTGCTCATCGACTGGGTGCGGGTCGTCGCGCTGGTCGTGCTGGCCGCCGCGATGCTCACCGAACGGGCCGGGGTGGCGCTGCTCTACGTGGTGCTGTTCGTGGTCAACACCGGCGAGGTGGTGTTCCGCACCGCCGCCCAGGCGGTCCTGCCGGCGGTGGTGCCCCGGTCCCGGCTGGAGCGGGCCAACGGCTGGCTCAACGGCGGCACCCAGGTCACGCAGAACATGGTCGCCGGTCCGCTGGGCGGCTTCCTGTTCGTGCTCGCGGCGGCGGCGCCGTTCGCGCTCAACGCCGGCACGTACGCGTTGAGCGCCGTGCTCGTCGGTCTGCTCGCCGGCACGTACCGGGGGGAGGGGAAGCCGACCGGGCCGCGCTCGGCGCGCGCGGAGATCGCGGAGGGGTTCCGGTGGCTGCTGTCGCAGCGGCTGCTGCGCACCATGACGATGCTGATCGGGCTGCTCAACGTCACGTTGACCGCGGCGCTCGCGGTGCTGGTGCTGTTGGCCACCGAACGGCTGGGTCTCGGCTCGGTCGGCTACGGGGCGTTGTTCACGTGCATGGCGGTGGGCGGCCTGCTCGGCTCGGTGGTCGGCGACCGGTTGGTCGCCGCGATCACCGCCACCTGGACGGTCCGGGTGGGTCTGCTGACCGAGGCCGTCCTGCACCTGGCGCTGGCCGCCTCCCGCAGCGCGGTGGTGGTCGGGCTGGCGTTGTTCGCGTTCGGGGTGCACAGCGCGCTGTGGAACATCGTGGCGAACTCGTTGCGTCAGCGCCTCACCCCGACGGCTCTGATGGGTCGGGTGGGCAGCACGAACCTGTTCATCGCGGCCGGCGGCAACTGCGTCGGCGCGCTGCTCGGCGGGGTGGTGGCCGCCCGCTACGGCATCACCGCGCCGTACTGGGTGGGGTTCGTGGTGGCGGTCGCGGTGACGGCCGCGACATGGCGGGTGTTCGACCGGGCGGTCGTGGCCGCCGCGTACGTCGATCCGGCGCCGGAGCCGTCGCTGCCGGCGGCCCGGTGA
- a CDS encoding Gfo/Idh/MocA family protein, whose translation MTRAPLRVGLLGYGIAGRVFHAPLIAATDGLRLDAVVTRDPQRRAQAHAEHPDARVVDDAEALWRSAATLDLVVVATPNRQHVPLARAAVAAGLPVVVDKPIAPTAAQGRSLVTEAAAAGVPLTVFQNRRWDGDFRTVRRLVEAGELGRVNRFESRFERWRPEIKPGWRESAAPDEAGGALFDLGAHLVDQAVQLFGPVDRVYAEVDRRRPGAEVDDDAFVALTHRSGVRSHLWMGAVTAQLGPRFRVLGDRAAWTSWGLDPQEAALRDGRRPGEPGWGEVDPERYGRLGADGDLRAVPTEAGRYQDFYADVAAALRDGGPLPVDPADSVAVVELIELAHRAAAQGVTLPVPPLP comes from the coding sequence ATGACACGGGCGCCGCTGCGGGTGGGGTTGCTGGGGTACGGCATCGCCGGACGGGTGTTCCACGCCCCGCTGATCGCCGCCACCGACGGGCTGCGGCTGGACGCGGTGGTGACCCGCGACCCGCAGCGTCGCGCGCAGGCCCACGCCGAGCACCCCGACGCCCGCGTGGTCGACGACGCCGAGGCGCTGTGGCGGTCCGCCGCCACACTCGACCTGGTGGTGGTGGCCACGCCGAACCGGCAGCACGTGCCGCTGGCCCGCGCCGCGGTCGCGGCCGGGCTGCCGGTGGTGGTGGACAAGCCGATCGCGCCCACCGCCGCGCAGGGTCGCTCGCTGGTGACCGAGGCCGCGGCCGCCGGGGTGCCGCTGACGGTGTTCCAGAACCGGCGCTGGGACGGCGACTTCCGCACCGTACGCCGCCTCGTCGAGGCCGGTGAGCTGGGCCGGGTCAACCGGTTCGAGTCGCGGTTCGAACGCTGGCGGCCGGAGATCAAGCCGGGCTGGCGGGAGAGCGCCGCGCCCGACGAGGCCGGTGGCGCGCTGTTCGACCTCGGCGCCCACCTGGTCGACCAGGCGGTGCAGCTCTTCGGCCCGGTGGACCGCGTCTACGCGGAGGTGGACCGGAGACGGCCGGGCGCCGAGGTCGACGACGACGCGTTCGTCGCGCTCACCCACCGCAGCGGCGTGCGCTCGCACCTGTGGATGGGCGCGGTGACCGCCCAGCTCGGCCCGCGTTTCCGGGTGCTCGGCGACCGGGCCGCCTGGACCAGCTGGGGACTGGACCCGCAGGAGGCCGCGCTGCGCGACGGCCGGCGGCCCGGCGAGCCCGGGTGGGGCGAGGTCGACCCGGAGCGCTACGGCCGGCTCGGCGCCGACGGCGACCTGCGGGCCGTGCCCACCGAGGCCGGCCGCTACCAGGACTTCTACGCCGACGTGGCGGCGGCGCTGCGCGACGGCGGGCCGCTGCCCGTCGACCCGGCGGACTCCGTCGCCGTGGTCGAGCTGATCGAGCTGGCCCACCGGGCCGCCGCGCAGGGCGTCACGCTGCCGGTGCCACCGCTGCCCTGA